One segment of Pasteurella skyensis DNA contains the following:
- the ybfE gene encoding LexA regulated protein produces MAKQDVDCITLDLFASAPKVGRPRSNPLTREQQIRINKRNQLKRDRSSGLKRVELKLHSDLISALEDVANQRNITRGQLIQQILDDHINKQLIDKK; encoded by the coding sequence ATGGCAAAACAAGATGTAGATTGTATCACGTTAGACCTTTTTGCTTCGGCACCAAAAGTGGGGCGTCCCCGTAGTAATCCATTAACTCGAGAGCAGCAAATTAGGATAAATAAACGTAATCAATTAAAAAGAGATCGTTCCAGTGGTTTAAAACGAGTAGAACTAAAGTTACATTCTGACCTTATTTCTGCTTTGGAAGATGTTGCTAACCAACGGAATATTACTCGTGGTCAGTTAATTCAACAAATTTTAGATGATCATATTAATAAACAACTTATAGATAAAAAGTAG
- a CDS encoding D-hexose-6-phosphate mutarotase, with amino-acid sequence MLNGKLHFIKQITPELSLQQCNEIPIIVLKHKVGKALISLQGAHLLSWQPLNADNDIFWLSEIESFKLGSAIRGGVPICYPWFGGKHTPSHGYARISLWQLSDYKISDKKISLEFSLFSDNEIIEAKMVMHFTEQCQLDFIHYGQETAQVALHSYFNIGDINSVSVTGLPTTCFNSLTQQQEEVASPRQVSENIDCIYEITAPVVNTITDPVYQRRIDIHHIQANNIVFWNPWHKATNGMTSLGYQKMLCIETAQINKPLSQGEKVSVVIGIKNLSDDKFWA; translated from the coding sequence ATGTTAAATGGCAAACTGCATTTTATTAAACAAATTACACCTGAACTGAGTTTACAACAATGTAATGAAATTCCTATTATTGTTTTAAAACATAAAGTAGGCAAAGCGCTCATTTCATTACAAGGCGCACATTTATTAAGTTGGCAACCTCTGAATGCCGATAATGATATCTTTTGGCTCAGTGAAATAGAATCCTTTAAGTTAGGTAGCGCTATTCGAGGAGGCGTTCCAATATGCTATCCTTGGTTTGGAGGAAAACATACACCTTCTCACGGCTATGCACGGATTTCTTTATGGCAATTAAGTGATTATAAAATTAGTGATAAAAAAATCAGTTTAGAATTTTCTCTCTTTTCTGATAATGAAATTATTGAAGCAAAAATGGTAATGCACTTTACTGAGCAGTGTCAGCTCGATTTTATCCATTATGGACAAGAAACAGCACAAGTTGCATTACATAGCTATTTTAATATTGGAGATATTAACTCGGTAAGCGTAACAGGATTACCAACCACTTGCTTTAACTCACTGACTCAACAGCAAGAAGAGGTCGCCTCTCCTCGTCAGGTTTCAGAAAATATTGACTGTATTTATGAGATTACAGCGCCGGTAGTTAATACCATTACAGATCCTGTTTATCAACGTCGAATTGACATTCACCATATCCAAGCCAATAATATTGTGTTTTGGAATCCGTGGCATAAAGCAACCAATGGAATGACCTCTCTGGGCTATCAAAAAATGCTTTGCATTGAAACCGCTCAAATTAATAAACCCTTATCACAAGGGGAAAAAGTGTCTGTTGTTATTGGTATAAAAAATCTATCGGATGATAAATTTTGGGCATAG
- a CDS encoding alanine/glycine:cation symporter family protein has product MEYIHQFFDVINDLTWGWALIPMLIVFGLLFTTVGGFAQFRYFGRMFNVFRSEKDSHDPDAVSSRQALLVSIGGRVGGGNIAGVAVAISLGGPGAVFWMWVVALIGMMTSIVECSLAQLYKRKEADGTYRGGPAHYILHGLGKDYRWLAVIYAIALTLSFSIGFNAFQGNTVAGAALDSLGIDRLYTGIFLVVFGGLVIFGGIKRIAKAADIIVPLMSVIYLLLAIVVIVMNITEVPALIVSVVKNAFGIDSVVGGGMGVAIAQGMRRGLFSNEAGLGSAPNVAATAQANHPVSQGISQALSVFIDTILICSATAFIVLLGDVYQPGVEIDGVVLTQQSLVGHFGNWVSYLLTFSILLFSFSSIIYNYYMGENGVSFLAGDKAKVPVFILRLAVIGVLFLGAVSPDAVSVFFFSDPLMGVLALTNLLALIMLFPRAVKLLKDYRCQLDAGIEEPVFDAQQYERLDIDLTAWKDLDDKKIVIK; this is encoded by the coding sequence ATGGAATATATTCATCAATTTTTTGATGTGATTAACGATTTAACTTGGGGTTGGGCATTAATTCCAATGTTAATTGTATTTGGTTTACTCTTCACTACTGTAGGCGGTTTCGCTCAATTTAGATATTTTGGGCGTATGTTTAATGTATTTAGATCTGAAAAAGATAGTCACGATCCAGATGCAGTAAGCTCACGTCAGGCATTGTTAGTTTCTATCGGTGGTCGTGTTGGTGGTGGTAATATTGCAGGTGTTGCAGTTGCTATCAGTTTAGGTGGACCGGGTGCCGTATTTTGGATGTGGGTTGTTGCTCTGATTGGAATGATGACCAGTATTGTTGAATGTTCTTTAGCACAACTTTATAAACGCAAAGAAGCTGATGGTACATACCGTGGAGGCCCTGCTCATTATATTTTACACGGTTTGGGTAAAGATTATCGTTGGTTAGCGGTGATTTATGCTATTGCGTTAACACTTTCTTTCTCTATTGGTTTTAATGCTTTCCAAGGTAATACCGTTGCAGGTGCTGCATTAGACAGTTTAGGTATTGATCGTCTTTATACGGGTATCTTCTTAGTTGTATTTGGTGGATTGGTTATTTTTGGTGGAATTAAACGTATTGCGAAAGCCGCAGATATTATTGTGCCATTAATGTCAGTGATTTATCTTCTACTTGCTATTGTTGTGATTGTAATGAATATCACAGAAGTACCAGCACTAATTGTCAGCGTAGTAAAAAATGCCTTTGGTATTGATTCTGTTGTTGGCGGTGGAATGGGTGTAGCGATTGCACAAGGTATGCGTCGTGGTTTATTCTCCAATGAAGCAGGTTTAGGTTCAGCGCCAAATGTGGCAGCAACCGCTCAAGCGAATCACCCTGTGAGTCAAGGTATTTCACAAGCTCTGTCAGTATTTATTGATACCATTCTTATTTGTAGTGCGACAGCCTTTATTGTGTTATTAGGCGATGTATATCAACCGGGTGTTGAAATTGATGGTGTGGTATTAACACAACAATCATTAGTGGGTCACTTTGGTAACTGGGTAAGCTATTTATTAACATTCTCAATTTTATTATTTTCATTTAGTTCAATTATCTATAACTACTATATGGGTGAAAATGGTGTGAGTTTCCTTGCGGGAGATAAAGCTAAAGTACCTGTATTTATTTTACGTTTAGCCGTAATTGGGGTGTTATTTTTAGGTGCAGTTTCTCCAGATGCAGTATCAGTGTTCTTCTTCTCTGATCCATTAATGGGCGTTCTTGCTTTAACGAACTTATTGGCGCTGATTATGCTTTTCCCTCGAGCGGTAAAATTATTGAAAGATTACAGATGTCAATTAGATGCAGGTATTGAAGAACCTGTCTTTGATGCTCAGCAATATGAACGTTTAGATATTGATTTAACGGCGTGGAAAGACTTAGATGATAAAAAAATTGTGATTAAATAA